In Ruania alkalisoli, the DNA window CGTGGCGCTTCCGCCGCGCCGCGCCTGCCCGCGCCGAGGCGATCCGTTCGTTGCGAGAGGTTGCCGTGCAGGCCGCCCGTACCCTCATCGACGAGGCTGCTGAGCGGGCGGAACGAGCCATTCGGACGACGGCGGAGCAGTCCGACGCCGGACGTCACCTCGCCGCTTCAGTCACCGCCGAGGAGTGCCGGCAGGCACGTGCCGAACGACTCACCGTGCTCTTCGCTGAGTGGGACGACGTCGTGGCGGAGCTGTGCGAGACGCTGCCGTTCTCCGGTGAGGACGCTGGCCTAGACGGCGGTGGTAAGGCAGCCTTGGTCGAGGCCGCGGCTGTCGGCCTGGACGGGGCCGCACGCGCAGTGACGCGCTTGCTGGGGGAGCGAGGTGACGCCGTCGTGGGACGCTTGAGCAGCGACCTGGGCTCCTGGGCGCACATGGCCGTCACAGCCGAGTCCGAACCGTTCGTCGCTACGCTCGACGCGTTGGGTATGGATGAGGACTCTGCCCGTAGCCTGCGCCTGCGAGCCTCCGAGCTGAAGGGGTACATGTGAGTGAAGTCGTCGAGACCGCCCGCCCGGCCGATGGTGTCGGCACCGTGCTCGGTCACCGGGTGGAGGAGATCTCGGCAGCGCTCGACGCCGCTGGTGACCTGATCCCCTCCGAAGCCCATGACCAGGCTCAGGCGGATCTTCGGCGCGTCATGCGCCGGCTCGAGCTCGGCGTGGACTACACGGTCGTGGCCCTGGTCGGAGGAACCGGGTCCGGCAAGTCGAGCCTGTTCAACGCGGTCTCCCATCTTGAGTTCGCAGATGTCGGTGTGATCCGCCCGACGACGGCGCGCGCTGCGGCCTGCGTGTGGGGCAGCAAGGCGACGGCGCTGCTGGACTTCCTCCAGGTCGCACCGGACCGGCGCATCCAGCGTGAGTCCGCCCTCGACGGTGACTCCGAGGACGATCTGGCGGGCTTGGTCCTGCTGGATCTGCCCGACCATGACTCGGTCGAATCCGGCCACGCCGATCAGGTCCAGCGTCTGTTGCCGCTCATCGATCTGCTCGTGTGGGTCGTGGACCCGCAGAAGTACGCCGACAACGTCCTGCACGAGGAGTACCTGCGAGCACTGGCCGACCGGCACGAGGCGATGGTCGTGGTGATCAACCAGATCGACCGCCTGCCGGATGCCGCCCGCGACCGCGTGCGGTCCGACGTGCAGCGCCTCCTGGTCGAGGACGGTCTTGCCGACGTGCGCATCGAGATGGTCTCCGCCCGGGAAGGCTCCGGGGTCGACCAGCTCCGTGCGCTGCTCGCGCGGGTGATCAGTGGAGAGTCGGTTGCCGCGCGGACCGCGAGGGACGAAACCGCGGCGATCTGCCGGCGGCTCTCCGTGCACCTCGGGCCGCAGGATCCGCAACCGCCGTCAGCGCAGGAGACTGCTGAGCGCCTCGCACTGGCCGCCGGAGTGCCCTCGGTCGCCGAGTCGGTCCGGACCGCCGTCAGCTCGGCGCGCGCCGTTGCCCTGGCGCCTGTGCAGGAGCCGGCGAGTAGCAGGATCCAGGCGATCCGGGACCGATGGATTGCGCAGGCCACCGAAGGGCTCCCGGGAGCGTGGACAGAGGCCGTGCTCGAAGGGGTGGCGTCATCGGAGGAGTTCGGGGCGCACGTCTGGCAGGCGCTGTCGGGCTCCGCGCTCCCTTCTGGTCGTGACCGGGCCGCTGCGACGTTGCGGCTGCTCGGGCTCGTCATCGGCGGCTTCGCCGTGGCACTGGTGATCGCCGCTGGAGCCGTGATGTCCACCTCGGGTGTGGTGGCGGCATCGATGGCCGGGGCCGCACTCGCGCAGGTGTTCGTGTGCATCGCGTTCCTGATCGCGGCTCGTCGCCGGCGCCGGCAGACGGGGCACGAGCGAGCCGAGGACTACCTCCAGCGCACAACCGATGCACTCCGGGTCGTGGTCGAAGATGATCTGGTCGAACCAACGGCGGCACCGCTGCAGCGTCACGCGATCGTGCGCCGAGGTATCTCCTCGCCTGATCGCTGACTGGTCTGCCGCAGGGATGGGCCGGCCCATGCCCGATGTTCCTTCGTCCACAGCCCCATGCGGGCGGACCTCGGTTGTCGCATTCCTGCCTGCACTCTGGGTTCAGCGCCGGAGGGCCCGGTGCTGAACTGGAGGAGACGAGATGGTCAACGAGGTGGATGTGACGATCCGCGGCTACATCGGGCACGACCCGACCCTCATGCACGGTGAAGGCAAAGTGCCGTACCTGCGCCTGAATGTGGGGAGCACCCCGCGCATCCGGGACCGTGAGGGTCAATGGTCGGACGGGGCGACGCAATGGTTCGCAGTCAAGTTCTTCGGTGAGTTCGCCGTCAATGTTGCCAGGAGCATCCGGCGGGGAGACGCCGTGGTTGCCCGTGGTCGGCTCGAGCACGAGGAGTACGTGAGCAGGGACGGTGAGGATCGGTGGAGCGCCACGATCATCGCGAACGCGTTCGGGCCGGATCTGCGTCACGCCGAGGCGAACGTGCGCCGGAGCAGCTGGGCAGCCGAGGTGGCCCAGCGAGCGGCGGAACGGGCCCAGCACGGTCTTCCGGATGTCTCCGGCATGGAGGAGGTGCCCGAGAACTGGGACACGAGGACAGATCAGGCTGAGTTCGGCACCGGCGATGCAGATGGTGCTGACGACCCGCAACACGACGGGGCAGATCCCGGTGAGCTGGCGTCCACCGACCGACCGGTGAGCGAGGAGTTGCTGGTCGAGCGGGTCTCCGCCTGAGCAGATGACTCGGCCACAGGTACACCCCAGTGCGTCGAGGGCCGTAGGCTGGGAGATGCGATCCACCCGAACTGATCTGGGAGAACTGTGGCCGAGTACATCTACTCGATGGTGAAAGCGCGCAAGGCGCACGGTGACAAGGTCATCCTCGACGACGTGTCGATGTCGTTCCTGCCCGGTGCGAAGATCGGCATGGTCGGCCCGAACGGAGCCGGAAAGTCCACGATCTTGAAGATCATGGCCGGTCTGGACACCCCCTCCAACGGAGAGGCACGGCTTTCGCCCGGGTACTCGGTGGGCATCCTGTTGCAGGAGCCGCCCCTGAACGAGGAGAAGACAGTCCTCGGCAACGTCGAGGAGGGCATGGGCGCGATCAAGGCAAAGCTCGACCGCTTCAACGAGATCGGCAACTTGATGGCCGAGCCGGACGCCGACTTCGACGCCCTGATGGCAGAGATGGGAAGTCTGCAGGCGGAGATCGACGCGGCGGACGCGTGGGACCTGGACTCCCAGCTCGAGCAGGCGATGGACGCGCTGCAACTACCTCCGGGCGAAGAGGCGGTCACTCACCTCTCCGGTGGCGAGCGGCGCCGCGTCGCGCTCGCCAAGCTGCTGCTGGAGCAGCCCGACCTGCTGCTGCTGGATGAGCCGACGAACCACCTCGACGCCGAGTCCGTGCAATGGCTCGAGCAGCATCTGGCCAAGTACCCCGGCGCCGTCATTGCCGTCACCCACGACCGGTACTTCCTCGACCACGTGGCAGGCTGGATTGCCGAGGTCGACCGTGGTCGTCTTTACCCCTACGAAGGCAACTACTCCACCTACCTGGAGAAGAAGGCTGCACGGCTGGACATCCAGGGCAAGAAGGACGCCAAGCTCGCCAAGCGACTCAAGGACGAGCTGGACTGGGTGCGTTCCTCCGCCAAGGGGCGGCAGGCGAAGTCGAAGGCTCGTCTGGCCCGCTACGAGGAGATGGCAGCGGAAGCCGAGCGCACTCGCAAGCTCGACTTCGAGGAGATCCAGATCCCGCCTGGTCCACGACTGGGATCGGTGGTCATCGAGGCCAGCGATCTGCGGAAGGGCTTCGGAGACCGGCCGCTGATCGATGGCCTC includes these proteins:
- a CDS encoding GTP-binding protein codes for the protein MSEVVETARPADGVGTVLGHRVEEISAALDAAGDLIPSEAHDQAQADLRRVMRRLELGVDYTVVALVGGTGSGKSSLFNAVSHLEFADVGVIRPTTARAAACVWGSKATALLDFLQVAPDRRIQRESALDGDSEDDLAGLVLLDLPDHDSVESGHADQVQRLLPLIDLLVWVVDPQKYADNVLHEEYLRALADRHEAMVVVINQIDRLPDAARDRVRSDVQRLLVEDGLADVRIEMVSAREGSGVDQLRALLARVISGESVAARTARDETAAICRRLSVHLGPQDPQPPSAQETAERLALAAGVPSVAESVRTAVSSARAVALAPVQEPASSRIQAIRDRWIAQATEGLPGAWTEAVLEGVASSEEFGAHVWQALSGSALPSGRDRAAATLRLLGLVIGGFAVALVIAAGAVMSTSGVVAASMAGAALAQVFVCIAFLIAARRRRRQTGHERAEDYLQRTTDALRVVVEDDLVEPTAAPLQRHAIVRRGISSPDR
- a CDS encoding single-stranded DNA-binding protein, with amino-acid sequence MVNEVDVTIRGYIGHDPTLMHGEGKVPYLRLNVGSTPRIRDREGQWSDGATQWFAVKFFGEFAVNVARSIRRGDAVVARGRLEHEEYVSRDGEDRWSATIIANAFGPDLRHAEANVRRSSWAAEVAQRAAERAQHGLPDVSGMEEVPENWDTRTDQAEFGTGDADGADDPQHDGADPGELASTDRPVSEELLVERVSA
- the ettA gene encoding energy-dependent translational throttle protein EttA translates to MAEYIYSMVKARKAHGDKVILDDVSMSFLPGAKIGMVGPNGAGKSTILKIMAGLDTPSNGEARLSPGYSVGILLQEPPLNEEKTVLGNVEEGMGAIKAKLDRFNEIGNLMAEPDADFDALMAEMGSLQAEIDAADAWDLDSQLEQAMDALQLPPGEEAVTHLSGGERRRVALAKLLLEQPDLLLLDEPTNHLDAESVQWLEQHLAKYPGAVIAVTHDRYFLDHVAGWIAEVDRGRLYPYEGNYSTYLEKKAARLDIQGKKDAKLAKRLKDELDWVRSSAKGRQAKSKARLARYEEMAAEAERTRKLDFEEIQIPPGPRLGSVVIEASDLRKGFGDRPLIDGLSFTLPRNGIVGVIGPNGVGKTTLFKTIVGLEPLDAGDLKVGETVDISYVDQGRGGIDPKKTLWEVVSDGLDFIQVGNVEIPSRAYVSQFGFKGPDQQKPAGVLSGGERNRLNLALTLKQGGNLLLLDEPTNDLDVETLGSLENALLNFPGSAVVISHDRWFLDRVATHILAYEGTDENPANWYWFEGNFADYEANKVERLGQEAARPHRVTYRKLTRD